A stretch of Planococcus citri chromosome 5, ihPlaCitr1.1, whole genome shotgun sequence DNA encodes these proteins:
- the LOC135846627 gene encoding uncharacterized protein LOC135846627 → MNIINDDVLHSILTSKHDGNLSSFRILDWHINDNILKAGSNYCTQVSQLSVRYQPQTQQDESSTLEGIFFLKVPANAPLYEVVKEWGSYDNEVAMYTQVLPQMLAIDDECFSPRQYYSDDEKSLVLEDLSQSRFRCADRVEQLNIEHCFYALRCLAKFHALSVKLETTASLPELVKRDPYTGPDGGWSEDSIASVSSQIPVYLDSLSQNLKDQYPDMVAYFQTLSSPESLTDFATQMSTSQFNVLNHGDFWTNNIMFKYDKYGTVEQVKLIDFQLTLWKSPVYDLIYFIITSVKFELYLKYFPLLMRIYLNTLNRVLGQFNCPTYQMNSLLKDFDDMFPFAIIVLISVLPIIISDPDDPLDTKEMSKDDKFEIDGMAKAYKQKHFQEISAKWFEHFAKKGTMRIDEENTSITTE, encoded by the exons ATGAACATCATCAACGACGACGTTCTGCACTCCATATTAACCTCTAAACACGATGGAAACCTGAGCTCATTTCGTATACTCGACTGGCACATCAACGACAACATCCTAAAAGCTGGCAGCAACTACTGTACTCAAGTTTCTCAACTCAGCGTTCGCTACCAACCTCAAACACAGCAAGATGAAAGTTCAACTCTCGAGGGTATCTTCTTTCTCAAAGTTCCAGCCAATGCTCCTCTATACGAGGTGGTCAAAGAATGGGGCAGCTACGACAACGAGGTCGCCATGTACACCCAAGTTCTCCCTCAAATGTTGGCCATCGATGACGAGTGCTTCTCTCCGAGACAATACTACTCAGACGACGAAAAATCTCTCGTGTTAGAAGACCTATCTCAATCCAGGTTCAGATGCGCCGATCGAGTCGAACAGCTCAACATCGAGCACTGTTTTTACGCCCTTCGATGTCTGGCTAAATTTCACGCATTATCTGTCAAACTGGAGACCACCGCTAGTCTACCAGAATTGGTGAAACGCGACCCTTACACGGGTCCTGATGGGGGATGGTCAGAGGACAGCATCGCCTCTGTCAGTTCACAGATTCCCGTATACCTTGATAGCttatctcaaaatctcaaagaCCAATATCCCGACATGGTAGCTTATTTTCAAACCCTATCGTCTCCTGAATCCTTGACCGATTTCGCGACCCAGATGTCAACCAGCCAATTCAATGTTTTAAATCACGGTGATTTTTGGACCAATAACATAATGTTCAAGTACGATAAATACGGTACGGTTGAACAAGTCAAACTGATCGATTTTCAACTCACTTTGTGGAAAAGCCCGGTCTACGATTTGATCTATTTTATCATCACCAGCGTAAAGTTCGAATTGTACCTTAAGTATTTTCCTTTGTTGATGAGAATCTATCTGAATACGTTGAACAGAGTGCTCGGTCAATTCAACTGTCCAACTTATCAGATGAACAGtcttttgaaagattttgacgATATGTTTCCATTTGCGATAATTGTGCTAATCAGTGTGCTACCTATAATCATATCTGATCCAGATGATCCGCTGGATACTAAAGAAATGAGTAaagatgataaatttgaaatcGACGGTATGGCTAAGGCGTATAAACAAAagcattttcaagaaatttcagcTAAATGGTTCGAGCATTTCGctaaaaaaggtac CATGCGTATTGATGAAGAAAACACTTCGATTACAACAGAATGA
- the LOC135847429 gene encoding uncharacterized protein LOC135847429 gives MSQINEDTLLSILASKHHDYISSIRILDWHINDKIVKEGTNYSTQVSRLTIRYHPQSEHDANIPPREETFFLKVPSNSVFYDLIKQWGSYDNEVAIYTKVLPAMYTIENDDHKGNCSFTSKHYFSDDRMSLVLEDLSQSGYRCADRLDQLDIEHCFYALRCLAKFHALSVKLETTVGLPELVKRDAFMSPDGMSDPSITAFQSHIPMYLDSLPQNLKDRYPNMVEYFQTLTSAENLTLTANRLTTSKFNVLCHGDFWTNNIMFEYDKYDTIREVKLIDFQLTSWSNPAKDLIYFIITSVKFELYLKYFPLLLRIYLDTLNRVLSRLECPTYHMNQLLDDLDTMYPLAPLILCTALPLITSDPDDPIDTKEMSKDDKYESKSMAKAFKHKRFREISAMWFEHLAQKGTMRIDE, from the exons ATGAGTCAGATTAACGAAGACACACTTCTTTCCATATTGGCTTCTAAACATCACGACTATATTTCCTCGATTCGTATACTCGACTGGCACATCAACGACAAAATAGTAAAAGAAGGCACCAACTATTCAACCCAAGTATCCAGACTAACCATTCGCTACCACCCTCAAAGCGAACATGATGCCAATATTCCACCCCGAGAAGAGACCTTCTTCCTCAAAGTACCATCCAACTCAGTTTTTTATGATCTCATCAAACAATGGGGCAGCTACGATAACGAAGTCGCCATATACACCAAAGTCCTCCCTGCAATGTACACCATCGAAAATGACGACCATAAAGGCAACTGCAGTTTCACATCGAAACACTACTTCTCAGACGATAGAATGTCTCTAGTGCTCGAAGATCTATCCCAGTCCGGATACAGATGCGCTGATCGACTGGATCAGCTCGACATCGAGCACTGTTTTTACGCCCTCCGATGCCTTGCCAAATTCCACGCACTATCCGTCAAACTGGAGACAACCGTCGGTCTACCAGAATTAGTAAAACGTGACGCTTTCATGAGCCCCGACGGTATGTCTGATCCGAGCATCACAGCTTTCCAGTCGCATATTCCCATGTACCTCGATAGTCTTCCGCAAAATCTCAAAGATCGATACCCGAATATGGTGGAGTATTTTCAAACGTTAACATCTGCTGAAAATTTAACCCTTACGGCTAATCGATTGACCACTAGTAAGTTCAACGTTTTATGTCACGGTGATTTTTGGACCAATAACATCATGTTCGAGTATGACAAATACGATACGATTCGAGAAGtcaaattgatcgattttcaacTCACCAGTTGGTCGAATCCGGCCAAAGATTTGATCTATTTTATCATCACCAGCGTCAAGTTCGAATTgtacttgaaatattttcctcTTTTGCTGAGAATCTATTTGGATACCTTGAACAGAGTACTCAGTCGACTAGAGTGTCCAACTTATCATATGAACCAGCTTCTCGACGATTTAGATACCATGTATCCGCTTGCGCCACTAATATTATGCACTGCGTTGCCTTTGATTACATCTGATCCTGACGATCCGATCGATACCAAAGAAATGAGCAAAGATGACAAATACGAAAGCAAAAGTATGGCTAAGGCGTTTAAACACAAACGCTTTCGGGAGATTTCAGCCATGTGGTTTGAGCATCTGGCTCAAAAAG GTACCATGCGTATTGATGAATAA